In Setaria viridis chromosome 5, Setaria_viridis_v4.0, whole genome shotgun sequence, the genomic stretch CAGAAGTTTTGAAATGAGTTATACAGTCAATAAGATCTTTTGGTAGTATCCTCCCAACATGCCTTTGTATTCTTTACTCACTCTTTTCTTTACCAGCTAATTGTTTCAGACGGCTAGTATACTTTGGGGGGTTGCTCCAGTGTACATATTTTTGATAAACTATGAACCATTGGTTGCAATTCCCAGGTAACGAGCTAAGAGGCTACATAATGGCTAATCAGTAATTACTTTCTGAAAGCTGCAGAGTGGGCTAGCAAGTTATCCTGCGGGTAGCTATCTGCTACAAGTTTAAAACCACATTTCAGAATATTTTTTCTAACAAAGAAATTTCAGAGTACAGTACATTCTATATTCTACAAACTGCGTATCCGCAGGACCTCACAAAAGGGAATGCTTGCAAGCCCTATTACAGGACCTCATGAACATGGATCTGGATGGCCCTGAACCCAAGCAGGGCTGCAGGGCAACCTCGCCGATCGGCCGCAGCCGCACCACAAGGCAAGGATAGGGTGAGTGATCTCCTATTAACCTTGATTTGCTTCTTGCTTGATTCAATTGATACATCTCTTCTCCTTATATAGAGAGGCTTAATTGACCCCTGAGCAACCCTAACCCTAATGAACCTAGCCCAATAGGCCCAGTCAGCCCAACCGAAAGCCCATGACAGCACATGAGCACACATCACCTGGGCGTGCCTCCTATCACATGGGTTTTAGATAATTCGACACTCGGTGTACATCAAAATAGGAGACAAGAAGACTCAGTATTAAATTGTAAGTGCATGGTGGTACCAGCCAGTTCATGGCAACTCATTAGACAAGGCAGTAAAGCAGGATTGGCAATCTGGTCACACAGATGAAAATCAAGTAACGGCAAGTCATATATTTTTGAAACATTCAACTCACCTTCACTTTCTTCACAAATCTGAGTGAATCTTCAAATGTCAGCTGCTGGGGTTTTGATGTCAAGGCACCAAAGGCCACCATCATTCTTGAATCTGCCCTGAACATCTCATTTGCTCTAGGCATTGTAACTCCTCCCTTGCCTCTGAGCTGCAAAAGAAGAAGCAATTACCACCATTGAAGGAATATTACCGCATCCATTCTCAGATAGCAAGCAGTCTCAACTAAGGCCAACAAACAACTGCACTACTATTTGCCTCCGAACTGCAGCCAATAGAAAAGAAGAACAGCAGCAGCTACCATGAAGCGCCATGAATCTTGCAACCAACGTTTTTTATATGATTGGCCAAAGCCACCATATTAGAGTGGAATTTCAGTACATGCCAACCGCAACACCAAACACAATAACAAAAGCACCAACCATGCCTGCTTTCCATAATGATGTGAGGTCATTCACTTCATGTGCTAAAATCATGTGTTGTTCTCGAAACAGAAAAGATGCTTAGGTAAAACGTGTGAACCAAGTCATTTCGTTAGGATGAACCAATCAACTGTGCGCAATACCGAACAGGAACAAAAACCCAGCAAATAGCAGTCTTGAACAAGTCAAGAAACAAGTAAAAAAACTCAATTACACGACTGCCGTAATCTGAAACGAAAATAGGCTAAAAAAGGGTAACAACTAAAGCAGGTAGCGTAATTCTGAATGTTGAAACAATAGAGCAGCGGCAGGGACTAAATCACGATAATAATGATTGCAACGCCCTGCTTTCACAACTGCCGAAGAACGGCCGTTCCATCGAAATGTATTTGGAGTACGATCCAAAAGGCGCAGGATATACATTCCCAATCGCAACACAAGCACGACTGGATAAGGCTTGGCGCAACAGCTGGCAGTTAGCTTGAACCAAAATGCGGAACTACCTCACGAAACTATTAACCAAATGCCAACGATTGTAACCTAGCTTGAGCCAAGCATAAGGCAGTGGAAGGAAACATCGCGGCAGAGCGGCAGGAAACGCACCTCGAATCGGCGGGCGCAGCAGCCCGCAACCGCAACAGCTAGAATGCCCGTATTTAAAGGATGAACAGGCAGGGATGGGAAAGACGAGAAGGAAGCGGCGCACCTGTTAGCAGTCGAAGGAGGCAATTAGGGTTCCGCcgcgctccgctccgctcccctcctcctcctcctcctcctcgcgcaaTCGCAAGCTTGGAATATTCGAACGgcggtggtgtggtgtggtggtgTTGAGAGGGGAGAGGGGAAAGGGAAGACGAAGCGGTGAGGCATCCTTCGACGCAGCGCACGTGCATAAAGTGATTTCCATGCATGACATGTGGGCCTATACGTTGCGGTCGGCGCCCGAGGCCCTCCTGTCAGACGAGAGGAGTGGTAGGTGGGTGGTGTTCGTGTGTTGCGGCCATCCTTATCATATGGGAGGTCAACGAAGAGTTAGGAGCGGGTCACCCGGATCCTGCCTGGCGGAGTGGCGGCCCGGTAGCTGCTCCTCGAAGTTCGTGACTGGGACACGTAATATCATGGCCCAAGCCCACAACGGGGTTCAGATTCAATGTGGCCCACAATGATGTTTCGTCTTGTTCCTTTGttttttacccttttttttCCCGAATTGCTAAACATCAGGCAATTGAAATTCTGATTAAATTCCAGTAGAGTTTGATACCGGAGATCTCTGCATCATGGTTTCGTGTTAGGGTTCACTCAAGGCAGATGGACCTGATAATGGTGGATTTGCTTCATAAAAGAACAAACAAAGAGGGGCAAATTTGAcatatttttttgttcttgCATTGGCAATTctggagagaaaaaaataattttaaacCTTTACctgatgataaaaaaaaactagcatcGACAGTGGCCACAATATATACATGTGATGGTGACGTCGGCGAGTACAATTAGgtagcaagaagaagaaaaaaagggacATGAAAAACCATGCAGATGATGATGTGTGCGGTGGGTACACGCCGACACAGTCACGCATCGATGTACGGATACGGGGTCAGTGGccatcatcgccgccgccgtcgtcgtcatccaGGTTCATGTCCCGGATGAAGTAGGCGGCGAGGTCGTCGATCCCGAGCTGGATCCTGTGGCCCTTGGGCAGGAAGGCGTTGAAACTCAGCGCCAGGTCGGGCCTGTCCCGGaacagggcggcggcggtggacgccaCCTCGGCGACGCCAATCCGCTGGCTCCGGAAGTCGTCCATGACGCGGAGGAAGAGGTGGTACTTGTCCGGCTGCCGGTCCTTGAACGCCTCCTTCACCATCTGCACGAAACCCATCGCGTCctccgccgacggcgacggccacgctcctcctcctcctccggcggcggcggcttcggcggcCGCGCTATTCCGCCCGTCTCCGACTGGCCTGAACTCAGACAAACAGATCAGGACGCATCGATCGTTCGATCCTACCGAAAGGTCACCCAGGAACTGAAGATCGAGCACCTACCGATCATTGGAGAACGACGAGTAGGTCGTCATGTCCAAGGATGCTGACCTGAACTCAGATGCAGGCAAGATCGATCAGAGATGCAGCGGCTGAAGTGAGGATGGACTCCTCTGCACTCTGCAGACTGATACGGGAGGAGGAGTGAAGAATGCCCTGCTTAATTTATAGAGCCATGGATTCAGCAGGGATGGATTTAGGTTGGCGGGCAGCTAGCTCATCGGCTGAAGATTGGATGCATGGAGCCATGGACAGTGCGGAGGAATAGGGTAGCCGAGCCGGAGGTTGCTGGGGCTGGTTGATGGATACTGACCGGGCAAGCGATGAGTTAGCTACTTGCGCGGGTCTAAGATCCACACAACGATTTTCCTTTCTCTGCGCCTCTTCTTTCGCTGCTCTCCAGTCCAATCTCGCCAGCAAACTGAACTCAACTCAGTTGCATGCGGATTGATGcggttttattttcttttcctccccATTTTCAGGCAGGCGGGCTAGTCCAGCTCGGGGGCTCCTATCTATCTTGCGGAAGATAGACAGGAATAGAAAGACAGGAATAGAAAGGAGTTGAAACTTCCGACCCATCAAGATTCATCTCaaccttatcttttttttcctcaccTTTTTTCCCTAACCCTCCTATTTGATGATGGTCCACTgaaaaaatattagataaaaagttgaaccaatatttttttcaaaaagttgaaccaacatttattccaaaaaagttgagccaacatttctttagaaaaaattgaatccaacatttttcaaaaaagttgcaccaacatttttttttaaaaaaagttgaatccaaccttcttctccggctgcggcggccaGCAAGGGTGGCGGCGTCGGGAGGCGCACCGACTGGCCGCGGTGACGGCAGGGGAGGAAGGGGTGGGCGGCAGGGTGATGCACTAGGTGGGGGTAGCAGCGCAAGTAGgggaggaaagggaggaggtggcagcAGGGCCCGCACGGGGGCGGTGGCGTAGGCAGGGGAGGGAGGTTTGATATAGATCTGATGGAGATCATTACTTGCACGAATCTCAAGTACGAGAATGTTCAATTTCCTACCTCGCGAAAAATGGATAGGTTTTCCGGTCCAGCTCTCCGTCAAGTAGGCCCAGTAGCTTGGTACTATCTCTCACTCGGCCCAAACGAGGCTACCGGGCCGCTAGTTCCAGCTACTGGGCCATTGCTTAAACAGCCGCCGGTTGGATTTTGTTTCTCAATCACACAATGATCGGTTGGTTTTACTACAGTCTACATTGTGATTTCGAGTAAACTGCAACGGAGGACATTTGATCTTTTATGCAACAGAATGTCGTTGTTCGTTACaaaatattactccctccgttcattacaaaatattactccctccatcctaaattataaatcgttttgatttttttagatatATAGATTTTACTATATATCTTGACACaatgtatatctaagtgcacaGCAAAATGTATGGATCTTATAAAGTCAAACGACCtaaggacggagggagtattgttTAATGCATCAGGCTACCACAATTTGCTTGGAAGGCTTTGTTGTTGATGTACTGTCATTTGGCTTTTCAGAAATGTGGAGATTAGATTCAGTCTACGTGGAATAGTAGGGCAAAAGTAAACTGATTGCCTTGTCAATCCGAAAGGTATTTTAAGCTGGGCATGTTCCATCACAAATATGGTTAGTTTATCTTCTCGTATGGCGGTTTTACGCTGTAGTGCGTGGCTGGGGAATCTTAGAGcgtgtttgggactgctccgaTCCAATTTTTTCAACTCCGCTTCCAAACCATCTTACCAAATACCTACAGCTCCAACAATCCCAACTAAAAAAAAGGTAGATCTAGAGGGCAACTCCAAGATTTTTCTGaagtacctcaaggggtgctcaTAAAATTCATGTTTGATAACTTTTCATGGAGCTGTGGGGTAATTAATCACCATGCCACTGATTACACACGTGTCGATTCGCTAAACAAAACAAATTAGCGTTGTTCTCCCATCGCCCCCTCCTCAGACTAGTGCTGCCACCTGCGGATTGGGCACCGCCGGCCCCAATCTCCGGCGAAAATGGATGCTGAGACTGcaaccgccgtcgccgcgttcCATGCCGCGCCGGGGCTGCAGGCACTGGGCTACGCTGCCGCAGCTAGCCGAGACGCGCAGTGCCGCTGCTTGTGGCCGGTCGTAGGGGCGACAGGGCTGCCGCGCTGGTGCTgcaagcgccaccgccgcgctggTCAGTAGCAGGGGCTCCGTCTTCTGTCCTTTGCAGGTCTCCAGCATCTTCTCCATTGACTCGCGCAAAGTAACCATAGCTTATTCCTCCCCAAATCTGAGcagaaaaagaaatcaaaatCAAGAATAAGAAAGGAAGGCGAGTATCCACAGCATGCCTACCCGGTGAGAGTCTGGAGCGTTGCTCCTCCGAGGCTCCGACCTCATGTGCGACTTCACACTTGTGCAGGCGGCATTCCAGGTGCCACCACAGGCTTGGTTGTCCTGGTCTTGCGCTGTCGCAGGTCTTGACCATCAATTCAGGCAAGCTGTGACTGTGTGATGTTCTTATAGGTCCATCTATCTGTCGATTTCATCAATTTCGTCACCGATTCCTTAAAAAATTAGGCAAGCTACGACCGTCTCTCTCTGAATCGAAACGTCAATTCCGACGGCGATGCAGATTCCACGTCGAAGGTTGGAGCGACCGAGTGGGGTAGGCCATTGGGTGGGATGAAAATAGGGTAGCAGGGTGACGGGAGGCTTGGGGTGGTCGGCGGTGGTCAGAGAGGCGAGCTCCGGCGAGAGGGTCGGACATGGCACGGGTGGTGCGGGTTGGAAGGgttagggaaaaaaagaagaggaagaagagaagagggagAAAAGAGAAGAGATTGACGTGTGGATCcattcacaaagggtaaaatagactattcatAGCAAGTCttcatgtttttggagctggagcactgcaaCTAGATAAACACGTACAACAACTCCATAATTTtctagagttggtggagtggagttgaaaaaaaatgaagttggTGAAGTGAAGCTGTTTTTCATGAGGTGGAGTAgttccaaacacacccttaatcCTTGACGGAAATTATCTTTTTTCGCCCTCGTCATCAAGATCCCTACGATGTGCAAGACCTAATTGACGTCTAACGATGGCATCCAGATCTGGAAATAAATAAGAGCTTTCACTAACTACGACCATATGCCAAAACGGAGCTTA encodes the following:
- the LOC117859041 gene encoding paired amphipathic helix protein Sin3-like 5, which produces MTTYSSFSNDRPVGDGRNSAAAEAAAAGGGGGAWPSPSAEDAMGFVQMVKEAFKDRQPDKYHLFLRVMDDFRSQRIGVAEVASTAAALFRDRPDLALSFNAFLPKGHRIQLGIDDLAAYFIRDMNLDDDDGGGDDGH